The following coding sequences are from one Pseudoalteromonas carrageenovora IAM 12662 window:
- a CDS encoding DNA replication terminus site-binding protein: MVSKIQIRSQFDLMNELTLLLVEELKACEYSKAEYYQLPNISSADESIVPESIITNRISGDLAHKSILNSFTDIYKKDGLSSRVLKRHPGLLVIKNADKESLNNRIAQVNKAKADFKACIVAIDNNDARFEAVHNAMPNLITLAAYRKIHSESDSPFSVRFTWMHKHATKTLTKKMALEMLDKSAGYRNPRMIDQQKWQSLVAQEQMRVASLGEKEKLRIRRPTRVSPQVNVRYTAQNRYHVSAALPFILINPEPDVKLGILPDYQKPDAHPRKREYDFLVDRLYLEQVDK; this comes from the coding sequence ATGGTTAGTAAAATACAAATTAGAAGTCAGTTTGATTTAATGAATGAGCTAACATTATTGTTAGTAGAAGAGCTAAAAGCTTGTGAGTACTCGAAGGCTGAATATTATCAGTTGCCTAATATTAGTAGCGCTGATGAAAGCATTGTTCCAGAGTCTATTATCACTAATAGGATTTCGGGTGATTTAGCACATAAATCTATCCTTAATTCATTCACTGATATTTATAAAAAAGATGGTTTAAGTAGTCGTGTTTTAAAGCGCCACCCTGGTTTACTTGTAATTAAAAATGCAGATAAAGAATCGCTTAATAATCGAATAGCTCAGGTGAATAAGGCTAAGGCTGATTTTAAAGCTTGTATTGTCGCGATAGATAATAACGATGCTCGTTTTGAAGCAGTACACAATGCAATGCCTAATTTAATTACTTTAGCTGCCTACAGAAAAATACATTCTGAGAGTGATTCGCCTTTTTCAGTTCGTTTTACGTGGATGCATAAGCACGCAACAAAAACACTCACAAAAAAAATGGCTTTAGAGATGCTTGATAAATCGGCCGGTTACAGAAACCCCAGAATGATTGATCAACAAAAATGGCAATCATTAGTTGCACAAGAACAAATGCGTGTAGCTAGTTTAGGTGAAAAAGAAAAATTAAGGATTAGACGCCCTACCCGTGTAAGCCCTCAAGTAAATGTTAGATACACAGCTCAAAATCGTTACCACGTTAGTGCTGCATTACCCTTTATTTTGATAAACCCAGAACCAGATGTAAAGCTTGGTATTTTACCTGATTATCAAAAGCCAGATGCTCACCCACGTAAGCGAGAGTATGATTTTTTAGTCGATAGGTTATATTTAGAGCAAGTAGACAAATAA